Below is a genomic region from Spartobacteria bacterium.
CCAGTTACAATGCCTATCTTATTCGTGATGAAAAGACGGCCCTGATTGATACAGTAAAAGGACCATATGCCGGCGAGTTGCTGAGACGCATTGAAGCACTGGTTCCTTACGAAAAGGTGGATTACATCATCTGCAACCATGCCGAACCCGACCATGCCGGAAGCCTCCCGAAAGTAGTGGAAGCCTGCCCGAATGCGGTGGTGGTGTGCGACGCAAAATGCGAAAAAGCTCTGGGACTGCATTTTGATACCAGCGAATGGACGTTTAAAATTGTCAAAGAAGGCGACTCCTTATCTTTGGGAAAACGGACTCTGCAATTTATTGAAACACCTATGGTTCACTGGCCGGAATCCATGTTCACCTACATACCTGAAGAAAAACTGCTGTTCTCCATGGATGCTTTCGGACAGCACTATGCAACGGTGAATCGCTTTGATGACGAAGCCAATCTGAACATTGTCATGGATGAAGCACGCACATATTACGCGAACATCGTGATGCTGTACGGACGGCAGATCAGCAAGGTACTCGACCGCAGCAGTGCCATAGACATTGAAATGATCGCTCCGAGTCATGGAGTTATTTTCCGCAGCCATATCGATTTGATCATGGAGGCCTATCGTAACTGGGTTGTATGCAAGGCACTGCCAAAAGTTGTGATCTTTTATGACACGATGTGGAAGAGCACAGAGAAAATGGCAGAAGCCATCCTGCACGGTGTCGAAGAATTTAATGTGGACGCCTCATTGATCAACGTGCGAGCCAGCAATATCACGGTACTGGCCACGGAAGTACTGGAAGCAGCGGTCGTTGCCGCGGGGTCGCCGACGCTGAACACCACATTGATGCCTGCCATGGCTGGATCGCTCACGTATCTGAAGGGACTTCGCCCGCAGGACAAAAAAGGATTTGCGTTTGGCTCCTACGGGTGGGCTCAGGGCGGCGCGGCAGACGTGGAGAACTATTTGAAAGATATGAAATTTGAAATTCTGCGCGAACCATTACTTTCCAAGTTTGTGCCCACACCGGAAGTGATTGAAGAGTGTGTGGAAGCAGGACGTATGCTCGCAAAGGAAGCACTGAAAGTCGTTGAATAACCATGGAGTCATCTCAAAAAACACGGGTGTCCGGAACAGAAGTCCGTATAAAAGGTGTCGCATTAAGCGAAGGCATTGCCATCGCGCGTATCTGCATGTTCAATGAACATCGCCACAGCAATCTCCCGATGTACAAAGTAACGGGTGATGGAGTAGAACGCGAATTGAACAGGCTGGAGCGGGCGCTTGACATCGCAAAAGAACGAATTGGTCAGTTGCAGGAATCTGTCGTCGAGAACATCGGCGCGGCGGAAGGAGAGATCTTTACGGCCCACAAGATGATTCTGGATGATCCGTCTCTCCACCAAAAAATCGTGCAGCAGATCGAAACAACTGGAATCAACGCAGAAACGGCCGTATCACAGGTTCTTGATTCTTTTGAGGCCCGCATGCGGTCGCTCGGCGACGAATATATGCGTGAACGCGCCTCGGATTTTGCTGAAATTCGTGATCGGATACTCGATGTGCTGGGCAATATGCACCCCGCGCTGCAATGCGATGATCAGCACTGCCTGCATGGTAAAAACCGTATGGTGGTAGCGGAGGAATTGACGCCGAGCCTGACGGTGGATCTGGATACATCATCAGTATGCGGATTTGTGACTGAACGCGGCGGCGTGAATTCTCATGCCGCCATTCTTGCCAGGGCACTGGGTATTCCGGCGGTCAGCGGCATTCGGGGGATTCGTGACATGGTCGGATGCGGCATCGAATTGCTGGTAAACGGTTATGACGGTGAAATCATCATCTGGCCCCATGAAAAAACCGTGCATGATATTCTGGAAGCGCATCCTCAGCATCTGCGTCGTCACGAGATCGTGGAGCCGATTGATGGGTTCTGCGTCATGGGAAATATCAGTATTTCCCGAGAGACCAATCAGTGCTTAAAGATGCTGCCCGACGGCATTGGCCTATATCGAACAGAATTTGAACTGATGGATGCCGGACGGTTTCTTACAGAAAACGAATTGTACGAGCGCTTAAAATCAGTAGCACAGGCTTTTGACGGCAAGCCGGTCGTATATCGCCTTCTGGATATCGGCAGTGACAAGACGATGCCCTTCATGAATATTGATAAAGAGGAAAATCCTGCGCTGGGTTTACGCGGAGCCCGCTTATTATTGAGCCGCCCCGAACTGATTGAGATACAGGCACGCGCACTGGCACGTGTTTCCAGGGACTACACCGTTCGTGTTCTGTACCCCATGATCGCCGATGTAGCCCAATTTGAAGCGGTAGACCGCATTTTTTCTGCGGCCGCGCAGTCCTTGGGACAAGGGCGCATTCTGAAAGGAATCATGTTTGAAGTCCCCTCCGCCTGTTTAGTAGCAGATGAACTGTTTGAGCGCATTGATTTTGCAAGTATCGGAACCAATGATCTGTTGCAGTATCTTTTTGCTGTGGATAGAAATAACGAACATGTTGCGGCAGATTACAATCCGGATCATCCGATTTTCTGGGGTGTGATACAGCGTATGGCGACCCTGGCTGATAAATATAATAAACCCCTGTCCATGTGCGGCGAAATGGCTGGAAATCCCCGATTCATTTCCAAACTGATCGAATGCGGAATTCGCAGCGTAAGCGTAAGTCCCATGCGCATTCC
It encodes:
- a CDS encoding FprA family A-type flavoprotein produces the protein MNTELKENIFWVGFVDWNVRDFHGYTTDKGSSYNAYLIRDEKTALIDTVKGPYAGELLRRIEALVPYEKVDYIICNHAEPDHAGSLPKVVEACPNAVVVCDAKCEKALGLHFDTSEWTFKIVKEGDSLSLGKRTLQFIETPMVHWPESMFTYIPEEKLLFSMDAFGQHYATVNRFDDEANLNIVMDEARTYYANIVMLYGRQISKVLDRSSAIDIEMIAPSHGVIFRSHIDLIMEAYRNWVVCKALPKVVIFYDTMWKSTEKMAEAILHGVEEFNVDASLINVRASNITVLATEVLEAAVVAAGSPTLNTTLMPAMAGSLTYLKGLRPQDKKGFAFGSYGWAQGGAADVENYLKDMKFEILREPLLSKFVPTPEVIEECVEAGRMLAKEALKVVE
- the ptsP gene encoding phosphoenolpyruvate--protein phosphotransferase, with the translated sequence MESSQKTRVSGTEVRIKGVALSEGIAIARICMFNEHRHSNLPMYKVTGDGVERELNRLERALDIAKERIGQLQESVVENIGAAEGEIFTAHKMILDDPSLHQKIVQQIETTGINAETAVSQVLDSFEARMRSLGDEYMRERASDFAEIRDRILDVLGNMHPALQCDDQHCLHGKNRMVVAEELTPSLTVDLDTSSVCGFVTERGGVNSHAAILARALGIPAVSGIRGIRDMVGCGIELLVNGYDGEIIIWPHEKTVHDILEAHPQHLRRHEIVEPIDGFCVMGNISISRETNQCLKMLPDGIGLYRTEFELMDAGRFLTENELYERLKSVAQAFDGKPVVYRLLDIGSDKTMPFMNIDKEENPALGLRGARLLLSRPELIEIQARALARVSRDYTVRVLYPMIADVAQFEAVDRIFSAAAQSLGQGRILKGIMFEVPSACLVADELFERIDFASIGTNDLLQYLFAVDRNNEHVAADYNPDHPIFWGVIQRMATLADKYNKPLSMCGEMAGNPRFISKLIECGIRSVSVSPMRIPDVRAAAQSSLQLLAKTNSFTGSVAG